A section of the Salmo trutta chromosome 4, fSalTru1.1, whole genome shotgun sequence genome encodes:
- the LOC115192148 gene encoding SAGA-associated factor 29 isoform X2, translated as MSADTKIAELLTELHQLIKQTQEERSRSEHNLLNIQKTHERMQTENKTSPYYRTKLRGLYTTARADAEAECSILRHALDKIAEIKSLLEERRIAAKMAGVNSDNDPPRKTMRRGVLMTLLQQSAMTLPLWIGKPGDSPPPLCGAMPANSDYVAKQGDKVAARVKAVDGDEQWILAEVVSYSHSTNKYEVDDIDEEGKERHTLSRRRIIPLPQWKANPETDPEALFSKDQLVLALYPQTTCFYRALIHTHPHRVRQGKGEEGGS; from the exons ATGTCGGCGGACACCAAAATCGCAGAGCTTTTAACAGAGCTCCATCAACTCATCAAGCAGACGCAG GAGGAGCGGTCGCGCAGTGAACACAACCTGCTCAACATCCAGAAAACACATGAGAGGATGCAGACTGAGAACAAGA CCTCCCCTTACTACCGGACTAAGCTGAGGGGACTCTACACCACAGCCAGAGCAGACGCTGAGGCAGAGTGCAG TATTCTTCGTCATGCTCTCGACAAAATTGCAGAGATCAAATCCTTATTGGAGGAGAGGCGAATAG cGGCTAAGATGGCAGGTGTGAACAGCGACAATGACCCCCCCAGGAAGACCATGCGGAGGGGGGTGCTGATGACGCTGCTCCAACAGTCAGCCATGACGCTCCCGCTGTGGATTGGCAAGCCAGGAGACAG tcctcctcccCTGTGTGGGGCGATGCCAGCCAACAGTGACTACGTGGCCAAGCAAGGGGACAAGGTGGCAGCGCGGGTCAAGGCCGTGGACGGAGACGAACAGTGGATCCTGGCCGAGGTGGTCAGCTACAGCCACTCCACCAACAA GTACGAAGTGGATGACATTGATGAGGAAGGAAAAGA GAGACACACCCTGAGCAGGCGGCGTATCATCCCCCTCCCCCAGTGGAAGGCCAACCCAGAGACGGACCCGGAGGCCCTGTTCAGTAAAGACCAGCTGGTGCTGGCCCTCTACCCCCAGACCACCTGCTTCTACAGAGCCCTCatccacacccacccacaccggGTGAGAcaaggaaagggagaggagggggggagctgA
- the LOC115192148 gene encoding SAGA-associated factor 29 isoform X1 yields MSADTKIAELLTELHQLIKQTQEERSRSEHNLLNIQKTHERMQTENKTSPYYRTKLRGLYTTARADAEAECSILRHALDKIAEIKSLLEERRIAAKMAGVNSDNDPPRKTMRRGVLMTLLQQSAMTLPLWIGKPGDSPPPLCGAMPANSDYVAKQGDKVAARVKAVDGDEQWILAEVVSYSHSTNKYEVDDIDEEGKERHTLSRRRIIPLPQWKANPETDPEALFSKDQLVLALYPQTTCFYRALIHTHPHRPQDDYSVLFEDTSYADGYSPPLNVAQRYVVACKENKKK; encoded by the exons ATGTCGGCGGACACCAAAATCGCAGAGCTTTTAACAGAGCTCCATCAACTCATCAAGCAGACGCAG GAGGAGCGGTCGCGCAGTGAACACAACCTGCTCAACATCCAGAAAACACATGAGAGGATGCAGACTGAGAACAAGA CCTCCCCTTACTACCGGACTAAGCTGAGGGGACTCTACACCACAGCCAGAGCAGACGCTGAGGCAGAGTGCAG TATTCTTCGTCATGCTCTCGACAAAATTGCAGAGATCAAATCCTTATTGGAGGAGAGGCGAATAG cGGCTAAGATGGCAGGTGTGAACAGCGACAATGACCCCCCCAGGAAGACCATGCGGAGGGGGGTGCTGATGACGCTGCTCCAACAGTCAGCCATGACGCTCCCGCTGTGGATTGGCAAGCCAGGAGACAG tcctcctcccCTGTGTGGGGCGATGCCAGCCAACAGTGACTACGTGGCCAAGCAAGGGGACAAGGTGGCAGCGCGGGTCAAGGCCGTGGACGGAGACGAACAGTGGATCCTGGCCGAGGTGGTCAGCTACAGCCACTCCACCAACAA GTACGAAGTGGATGACATTGATGAGGAAGGAAAAGA GAGACACACCCTGAGCAGGCGGCGTATCATCCCCCTCCCCCAGTGGAAGGCCAACCCAGAGACGGACCCGGAGGCCCTGTTCAGTAAAGACCAGCTGGTGCTGGCCCTCTACCCCCAGACCACCTGCTTCTACAGAGCCCTCatccacacccacccacaccgg ccccAGGACGACTACTCAGTGCTGTTTGAGGACACGTCGTACGCAGACGGCTACTCCCCGCCCCTCAACGTAGCTCAGAGATACGTGGTGGCCTGCAAAGAGAACAAAAAGAAGTAG